One region of Bosea sp. 29B genomic DNA includes:
- the metG gene encoding methionine--tRNA ligase — translation MASAPKFYLTTAIHYTNGPPHIGHAYEMVSADAIARFKRLDGYDVFAMTGTDEHGQKVQRTAAQNGLSPKDFVDGIAVRFEEMERRLGCSFDRFIRTTDADHLPSTQELWRRMEANGDIYLAKYSGWYSVRDEAFYGEEETTLQPDGTRLGGQGTPVEWVEEESYFFRLKSYQDKLLALYRDVPDFVSPETRRNEIVSFVQGGLEDLSISRTTFDWGLAVPGDPKHVMYVWVDALNNYVTGCGFPDESDPRWHYWPADVHIIGKDIVRFHTVYWPAFLMSAGLPLPKRVFGHGFLLNKGAKMSKSVGNVVDPFGLADAYGVDQLRYFFLREVSFGQDGNYSHEAIVGRINADLANDLGNLAQRSLSMIAKNCEGRVPSAGTLTEGDRAMLAQADGLLAKTRAAMQDFALHVVLADIWAVVAEANRYFANNEPWKLSKSDPARRDTVLYVTIETIRQIAILTQPVMPQAMARLLDLLAVPAEARNFASLGEAGRLSSGTALPAPSAVFPRYVEPEGGEAA, via the coding sequence ATGGCCTCGGCCCCGAAGTTCTATCTGACGACCGCGATCCACTACACCAACGGCCCGCCGCATATCGGCCACGCCTATGAGATGGTGTCGGCGGACGCGATCGCCCGCTTCAAGCGCCTCGACGGCTATGACGTCTTCGCCATGACCGGCACCGACGAGCACGGCCAGAAGGTGCAGCGCACCGCTGCGCAAAACGGGCTCTCGCCGAAGGATTTCGTCGACGGCATCGCCGTGCGCTTCGAGGAGATGGAGCGGCGGCTCGGCTGCTCGTTCGACCGCTTCATCCGCACCACCGACGCCGACCACCTGCCCTCGACGCAGGAGCTCTGGCGCCGGATGGAGGCCAATGGCGATATCTACCTCGCCAAATATTCCGGCTGGTACTCGGTCCGGGACGAGGCCTTCTATGGCGAGGAGGAGACGACCCTCCAGCCTGACGGCACGCGCCTGGGCGGGCAGGGCACGCCAGTCGAATGGGTCGAGGAGGAGAGCTATTTCTTCCGTCTGAAGTCCTATCAAGACAAGCTGCTCGCCCTCTATCGCGACGTGCCGGACTTCGTCTCGCCGGAGACGCGCCGCAACGAGATCGTCTCCTTCGTCCAGGGTGGGCTCGAGGATCTCTCGATCAGCCGCACCACCTTCGACTGGGGCTTGGCCGTCCCGGGCGATCCGAAGCATGTGATGTATGTCTGGGTCGACGCGCTCAACAACTACGTCACCGGCTGCGGCTTCCCGGACGAGAGCGATCCGCGCTGGCACTACTGGCCGGCCGATGTCCATATCATCGGCAAGGACATTGTGCGCTTCCACACGGTCTACTGGCCGGCCTTCCTGATGTCGGCGGGATTGCCGCTGCCGAAGCGCGTCTTCGGCCACGGCTTCCTGCTGAACAAGGGCGCCAAGATGTCGAAATCGGTCGGCAACGTCGTCGACCCGTTCGGGCTGGCAGATGCCTATGGCGTCGACCAGCTCCGCTATTTCTTCCTGCGCGAGGTCTCGTTCGGCCAGGACGGCAACTACAGCCACGAGGCCATCGTCGGGCGCATCAACGCCGACCTAGCCAACGATCTCGGCAATCTGGCGCAGCGCTCGCTGTCGATGATCGCCAAGAACTGCGAGGGCAGGGTGCCGTCGGCCGGTACGCTGACGGAAGGCGACCGCGCCATGCTGGCGCAGGCCGACGGGCTGCTGGCGAAGACGCGCGCCGCCATGCAGGATTTCGCCCTGCATGTCGTGCTGGCGGACATCTGGGCCGTGGTCGCCGAGGCCAATCGCTATTTCGCCAACAACGAGCCGTGGAAGCTCTCCAAGAGCGACCCGGCCCGGCGCGATACGGTGCTCTACGTCACGATCGAGACGATCCGGCAGATCGCGATCCTGACCCAGCCGGTGATGCCGCAGGCCATGGCCAGGCTGCTCGACCTGTTGGCGGTTCCCGCGGAGGCGCGCAATTTCGCGTCGCTCGGCGAGGCCGGCCGCCTGAGCTCAGGCACGGCGCTACCGGCGCCGAGCGCGGTCTTCCCGCGCTATGTCGAGCCGGAAGGCGGCGAGGCGGCCTGA
- a CDS encoding TatD family hydrolase: MLIDTHCHLDFPDFAEEVATYVGRAEAAGVGRMVTISTRVARFAAYAALAERFPSVWCTVGTHPHGAHEELDVAAGQLVALSRHPRCVAIGEAGLDYHYDKSPREAQEQGLRTHIAAARETQLPLVIHSREADEDMAAILREEMGKGAFPAILHCFTAGEMLARTGVELGLYVSFSGILTFKTSQALRDIARDIPMEHLLVETDAPYLAPTPYRGKRNEPSYVVETAKVLAEVKGVSFDEIARITTENARRCYWKMDHAAPVARVA; this comes from the coding sequence ATGCTGATCGATACGCATTGCCATCTCGATTTCCCGGATTTTGCCGAGGAGGTCGCGACTTATGTCGGCCGCGCCGAAGCGGCCGGCGTCGGCCGGATGGTGACGATCTCGACCCGCGTCGCGCGCTTTGCGGCCTATGCGGCGCTGGCCGAGCGTTTCCCGTCGGTCTGGTGCACGGTCGGCACGCATCCGCATGGCGCCCATGAGGAGCTCGACGTCGCCGCCGGGCAACTGGTTGCGCTGTCACGCCATCCGCGCTGTGTCGCCATCGGCGAGGCCGGGCTCGACTATCACTACGACAAGAGCCCGCGCGAGGCGCAGGAACAAGGCCTGCGCACCCATATCGCCGCGGCCCGCGAGACCCAGTTGCCGCTGGTGATCCATTCGCGCGAGGCCGATGAGGACATGGCGGCGATCCTGCGCGAGGAAATGGGGAAGGGCGCCTTCCCCGCCATCCTGCACTGCTTCACCGCTGGCGAGATGCTGGCCCGCACCGGCGTCGAACTCGGGCTCTACGTCTCCTTCTCCGGCATCCTGACCTTCAAGACCTCGCAGGCGCTACGCGATATCGCGCGCGATATCCCGATGGAGCATCTGCTGGTCGAGACCGACGCGCCCTACCTCGCTCCGACGCCCTATCGCGGCAAGCGTAACGAACCGTCCTATGTCGTCGAGACCGCGAAGGTTCTGGCTGAGGTCAAGGGCGTCTCCTTCGATGAGATCGCCAGGATCACGACCGAGAACGCCAGGCGCTGCTACTGGAAGATGGACCACGCCGCGCCCGTGGCGCGGGTCGCCTGA
- a CDS encoding MBL fold metallo-hydrolase, with product MSLTVTILGCGSSGGVPRPGSGWGACDPNNPKNRRRRCSLLVERRGADGATSVLIDTTPDLREQLLSAEINRLDATLFSHDHADHTHGIDDLRALVLHMRKRIPVHADAVTAATLRQRFGYLFETPPGSLYPPILDLKPLAAGEPLVIDGAGGPIETLPFRLEHGPNYDALGFRFGDFAYAPDVSAIPPEAMAAMSGLDTLVLDCLRESPHPSHFNLEQSLEAIAQMKPRRAILTNLHVDLDYANLSKRLPDNIEAAFDGMKLTVER from the coding sequence ATGAGCCTGACCGTCACCATCCTCGGCTGCGGCTCATCCGGCGGCGTGCCGCGACCGGGTTCCGGTTGGGGCGCCTGCGATCCGAACAATCCGAAGAACCGGCGCCGGCGCTGCTCGCTACTGGTCGAGCGCCGCGGCGCGGACGGCGCGACGAGCGTGCTGATCGACACCACGCCGGACCTGCGCGAGCAGCTCCTGTCAGCCGAGATCAACCGGCTCGACGCGACGCTGTTCAGCCACGACCATGCCGACCACACCCATGGCATCGACGATCTGCGCGCGCTCGTGCTGCATATGCGCAAGCGCATCCCGGTCCACGCCGATGCCGTAACGGCCGCGACGCTGCGCCAGCGCTTCGGCTATCTGTTCGAGACGCCGCCCGGCAGCTTGTATCCGCCGATCCTCGATCTGAAGCCGCTCGCAGCCGGCGAACCGCTCGTGATCGACGGCGCTGGCGGACCGATCGAGACATTGCCGTTCCGCCTCGAGCACGGCCCGAACTATGACGCGCTCGGCTTCCGCTTCGGCGATTTTGCCTATGCGCCTGATGTCAGCGCGATCCCGCCAGAAGCGATGGCGGCGATGAGCGGGCTCGACACGCTCGTCCTCGACTGCCTGCGTGAATCGCCGCATCCCAGCCACTTCAATCTCGAACAGTCGCTGGAAGCGATCGCACAGATGAAGCCGCGCCGCGCGATCCTGACCAACCTCCATGTCGATCTCGATTATGCCAACCTGTCCAAGCGCTTGCCGGACAACATTGAAGCAGCGTTCGATGGCATGAAGCTGACGGTCGAGAGATAG
- a CDS encoding MFS transporter, which yields MNQSYRWVIVAAGGLLGCVAIGAMFSLPVFLRPMSQDTGWSVTGISTAMTIGFLAMAAASMVWGNLSDRYGPRPVVLTGSIVLAASLALASRAGSLVEFQLLFGLFVGAATAAVFAPMMACVTGWFDTQRGLAVSLVSAGMGMAPMTMAPLAAWLVTIHDWRASMQIIAGIAAALMIPAALLVRRPPALEAGGMQAETAVEPQSEMSVGQAVRSPQFVTLMLANFFCCATHSGPIFHTVSYAVTCGIPMLAAVSIYSVEGLAGMFGRLGFGLAGDRFGAQRVLILGLLAQAFGVLAYAFVGELGGFYAVAVIVGFIYAGTMPLYAVIIRENFPLKMMGTIIGGTAMAGSLGMSTGPLLGGVIYDRFGTYAPMYVGSWILGLAAMLILWTFRPFPEKREEMVMA from the coding sequence ATGAACCAATCCTATCGCTGGGTGATCGTCGCCGCAGGCGGCCTGCTCGGCTGCGTCGCGATCGGCGCCATGTTCTCGTTGCCGGTCTTCCTGCGGCCGATGTCGCAGGATACCGGCTGGTCGGTCACCGGCATTTCCACGGCGATGACGATCGGCTTCCTCGCCATGGCGGCGGCCAGCATGGTCTGGGGCAATCTCTCCGACCGCTATGGGCCGCGCCCGGTGGTGCTGACCGGATCGATCGTCCTGGCTGCGAGCCTGGCGCTCGCGAGCAGGGCGGGTTCGCTGGTCGAATTCCAGCTGCTCTTCGGCCTTTTCGTCGGTGCGGCGACTGCGGCCGTCTTTGCGCCGATGATGGCCTGCGTCACCGGCTGGTTCGACACGCAGCGTGGCCTTGCAGTCTCGCTCGTTTCCGCTGGCATGGGCATGGCGCCGATGACCATGGCGCCGCTCGCAGCCTGGCTGGTCACCATCCATGACTGGCGTGCCTCGATGCAGATCATCGCCGGCATCGCGGCGGCACTGATGATCCCCGCGGCGCTCCTCGTACGGCGCCCGCCCGCCTTGGAGGCAGGCGGTATGCAGGCCGAGACGGCAGTCGAACCCCAATCGGAGATGAGCGTCGGCCAGGCGGTGCGCTCGCCGCAGTTCGTCACGCTCATGCTGGCGAACTTCTTCTGCTGCGCCACCCATTCCGGGCCGATCTTCCACACGGTGAGCTATGCCGTGACCTGTGGCATCCCGATGCTCGCGGCCGTGTCGATCTATAGCGTCGAGGGGCTGGCCGGCATGTTCGGCAGGCTCGGCTTCGGTCTGGCGGGAGACCGGTTCGGCGCGCAGCGAGTCCTGATCCTCGGACTACTGGCCCAAGCCTTCGGCGTGCTGGCCTATGCCTTCGTCGGCGAGCTCGGCGGCTTCTATGCCGTGGCGGTGATCGTCGGCTTCATCTACGCCGGCACCATGCCGCTCTATGCGGTGATCATCCGCGAGAATTTCCCGCTGAAGATGATGGGCACGATCATCGGCGGCACGGCGATGGCCGGCAGCCTCGGCATGTCGACCGGCCCGCTGCTCGGCGGCGTGATCTATGACCGGTTCGGCACCTACGCGCCGATGTATGTCGGCTCCTGGATCCTGGGTCTGGCGGCGATGCTGATCCTGTGGACCTTCCGGCCGTTTCCCGAGAAGCGGGAAGAGATGGTCATGGCGTGA
- a CDS encoding VOC family protein, with amino-acid sequence MKIVTSLSFQGQCREAFEFYAKILGGKITAAMPYGDGPPGMPITDEKYKSWLMHCWLEVGDQALMGADMDTAWAHNIDKPKNGFDVTLHTDDKAQGQRWFEQLADGGRAVMPFSETFWSPGFGSLVDKFGIPWMVNTIPSADWKPPQG; translated from the coding sequence ATGAAGATCGTGACCAGCCTGAGCTTCCAGGGTCAGTGCCGCGAGGCGTTCGAGTTCTACGCCAAGATCCTGGGCGGCAAGATAACCGCCGCCATGCCCTATGGCGACGGTCCTCCGGGCATGCCGATCACCGACGAGAAGTACAAGAGCTGGCTGATGCATTGCTGGCTCGAGGTCGGCGATCAGGCGCTGATGGGCGCCGACATGGACACCGCCTGGGCCCATAACATCGACAAGCCCAAGAACGGCTTCGACGTGACACTGCACACCGACGACAAGGCCCAGGGCCAGCGCTGGTTCGAGCAGTTGGCTGACGGGGGCAGGGCAGTGATGCCGTTCAGCGAAACCTTCTGGTCGCCCGGCTTCGGCTCTCTCGTCGACAAGTTCGGGATCCCGTGGATGGTCAACACTATCCCGTCGGCCGACTGGAAGCCGCCGCAGGGCTGA
- a CDS encoding helix-turn-helix domain-containing protein, whose product MHGLRVVELGKGSDQFRRHLETAGGDAVASVEVLKISRLGSGRRTVLHVHGPSSCLGKPMQAKSLQFLKGVNMGWSEVGGTLCPIARALAVVGDRWTMLILRELFLATRRFEEFQAQTGMSSHLLSSRLKRLESDGVICRRRYSDRPARHEYRLTEKGLALYPILLGLKSWGESWGGFEAGDPPALEVVHCGCGQATSLTLTCSACGEPFGAHDARARIGEAFAQEREERHSAFRQR is encoded by the coding sequence ATGCATGGGCTGCGGGTCGTAGAACTCGGCAAAGGATCGGATCAGTTCCGCCGTCATCTCGAAACTGCCGGAGGCGATGCGGTCGCCAGCGTCGAAGTCCTCAAGATATCGCGGCTCGGTTCGGGCAGGCGCACCGTCCTTCATGTGCATGGGCCTTCCTCTTGTCTGGGCAAGCCGATGCAGGCAAAGTCACTTCAATTTTTGAAGGGAGTCAATATGGGCTGGTCCGAGGTCGGAGGCACTCTCTGCCCCATCGCGCGTGCGCTCGCGGTCGTCGGCGATCGCTGGACGATGCTCATCCTGCGCGAGCTCTTCCTGGCGACGCGGCGTTTCGAGGAATTCCAGGCCCAGACCGGCATGTCGTCCCATCTGCTCTCCAGCCGTCTCAAGCGTCTGGAGAGCGACGGCGTAATCTGCCGGCGCCGCTACAGCGACCGTCCGGCTAGGCATGAATACCGCCTGACGGAGAAGGGGCTCGCCCTCTACCCGATCCTGCTCGGCCTCAAGTCATGGGGCGAAAGCTGGGGCGGCTTCGAGGCCGGCGATCCGCCTGCGCTTGAGGTGGTTCATTGCGGCTGCGGGCAGGCGACAAGCCTCACCTTGACCTGCTCGGCTTGCGGCGAGCCATTTGGCGCTCATGACGCGCGAGCGCGGATCGGAGAAGCGTTCGCGCAGGAACGCGAGGAGCGCCACAGCGCGTTTCGCCAGCGCTGA
- a CDS encoding MaoC family dehydratase — MASGSFEMTAELIRSFAEFYDPQPMHIDEAAARQTIFGELVGSGWQTLAITMRLLVDARLLGGNPIVGAEFANLRFHRPVRPGDGLKATAEVLRTRPSRSRPDRGFMDLEVTTTNQRDETVLTQVWTLIVPTRATAGS; from the coding sequence ATCGCCTCCGGCAGTTTCGAGATGACGGCGGAACTGATCCGATCCTTTGCCGAGTTCTACGACCCGCAGCCCATGCATATCGATGAGGCTGCAGCCCGCCAGACGATCTTCGGCGAGTTGGTCGGCAGCGGCTGGCAGACGCTGGCGATCACCATGCGGCTTCTCGTCGATGCCAGGCTGCTCGGCGGCAATCCCATCGTCGGCGCCGAATTCGCGAACCTGCGTTTCCACCGCCCGGTGCGCCCGGGCGACGGCCTCAAGGCGACCGCCGAGGTGCTCCGGACCCGCCCGTCACGCAGCCGCCCGGATCGCGGGTTCATGGACCTTGAGGTCACCACGACAAACCAGCGCGACGAGACTGTTCTCACCCAGGTCTGGACCCTGATCGTACCGACACGCGCGACAGCTGGCAGCTGA
- a CDS encoding tripartite tricarboxylate transporter substrate binding protein yields MSKSGWLGALALATLTQLVPATPATAQAWPQRPVSFIVPFPAGGGTDAFARPLAAQLEQQLGQRILIDNRGGAGGTVGASAASKAASDGYTFFIGAAHHAIAPALYPKLDYNIQTDFIPIGVIAQPPQVVVVHPGKVQAKTLAELIDFAKKNPDKLNYGSAGNGTTHHLAGELFKLTTKINLTHVPYRGAGPLMQDLVAGQVDLAFDGLGSSAAQISSGTLRALAVAAPKRASAFPDVPTTAEAGVPGYEVSTWYAMWAPKNTPPEIVAKMTAELQKALATPMVTEAWKKNGSEIPNLYGPAFGDFVKVEVARWGKVVAEANVKPD; encoded by the coding sequence ATGTCGAAGTCCGGCTGGCTCGGCGCGCTGGCGCTCGCCACCCTCACCCAGCTCGTCCCGGCGACGCCGGCAACGGCTCAGGCCTGGCCGCAGCGGCCCGTCAGCTTCATCGTGCCGTTCCCGGCCGGCGGCGGCACCGACGCCTTCGCCCGTCCCCTCGCCGCCCAGCTCGAACAGCAGCTCGGCCAGCGCATCCTGATCGACAATCGCGGCGGTGCCGGCGGCACGGTCGGCGCCTCGGCCGCCTCCAAGGCCGCGTCCGACGGCTACACCTTCTTCATCGGTGCCGCGCACCACGCCATCGCGCCGGCGCTCTACCCGAAGCTCGACTACAACATCCAGACCGATTTCATCCCGATCGGGGTGATCGCCCAGCCGCCGCAGGTCGTGGTCGTCCATCCCGGCAAGGTCCAGGCCAAGACGCTGGCGGAACTGATCGACTTCGCCAAGAAGAACCCCGACAAGCTGAACTATGGCTCGGCCGGAAACGGCACCACGCACCACCTCGCCGGCGAATTGTTCAAGCTCACCACCAAGATCAATCTGACCCATGTCCCCTATCGCGGCGCCGGTCCGCTGATGCAGGATCTCGTCGCCGGCCAGGTCGACCTCGCTTTCGACGGGCTCGGCTCTTCCGCCGCGCAGATCTCCAGCGGCACGCTGCGAGCGCTCGCCGTCGCCGCGCCCAAGCGCGCCAGCGCCTTCCCCGATGTCCCGACCACGGCCGAAGCCGGCGTGCCGGGCTACGAGGTCTCGACCTGGTATGCGATGTGGGCGCCGAAGAACACGCCGCCCGAGATCGTCGCGAAGATGACGGCCGAGCTGCAGAAAGCGCTGGCTACGCCCATGGTGACCGAGGCCTGGAAGAAGAACGGCTCGGAAATCCCGAACCTCTACGGCCCCGCCTTCGGCGACTTCGTCAAGGTCGAGGTCGCGCGCTGGGGCAAGGTCGTGGCCGAGGCCAACGTCAAGCCTGATTGA